From the genome of Sulfitobacter sp. DSM 110093, one region includes:
- the lgt gene encoding prolipoprotein diacylglyceryl transferase: protein MIAMLPFPDIAPEIFSVNLFGATFALRWYALAYIVGILLGWRVATAAVKRPQLWRNDTPVMKHGQVEDLLFWVIFGVILGGRLGYVLFYQPTYYLSNPAAILQLWEGGMSFHGGALGVILAGLFYTWKHRIPVISTGDMVCLGLAPGLFLGRLANFINAELWGRPTDLPWGVAFPGEAAQFCPDVAGICARHPSQLYEALLEGLLLGGVLIWMAWKRGALKMPGLIGGTFLAGYGAARFAVEFLRQPDAQFVTPGNPLGLAWHIGGWGLTMGQILSLPMIAVGIFLIIRARRQA, encoded by the coding sequence ATGATAGCCATGCTCCCCTTCCCCGATATCGCGCCGGAAATCTTTTCGGTTAACCTGTTTGGTGCCACCTTCGCGCTGCGGTGGTATGCGCTGGCCTATATCGTGGGCATCCTGCTGGGCTGGCGCGTGGCCACTGCGGCAGTCAAACGGCCCCAACTGTGGCGGAATGACACGCCCGTCATGAAGCACGGTCAGGTCGAAGATCTGCTCTTTTGGGTCATCTTTGGCGTGATCCTCGGCGGGCGGTTGGGCTATGTGCTGTTTTATCAACCAACCTATTACCTGTCGAACCCCGCCGCCATCTTGCAACTTTGGGAAGGCGGTATGTCTTTCCACGGCGGTGCGCTTGGGGTCATTCTGGCCGGGCTTTTTTATACATGGAAACACCGCATCCCCGTAATCTCAACCGGGGATATGGTCTGCTTGGGGTTGGCACCGGGGCTGTTTTTGGGGCGGCTGGCGAATTTCATCAACGCCGAGCTTTGGGGGCGGCCGACTGATCTGCCGTGGGGTGTCGCCTTCCCCGGTGAGGCCGCGCAGTTCTGCCCGGACGTGGCGGGCATCTGCGCGCGCCACCCTTCGCAACTTTACGAAGCGTTGCTGGAGGGGCTGCTCTTGGGCGGTGTGCTGATCTGGATGGCATGGAAACGTGGTGCGCTGAAGATGCCGGGCCTGATTGGCGGCACCTTCCTTGCGGGCTATGGCGCGGCACGCTTCGCGGTTGAGTTCCTGCGCCAACCGGATGCGCAATTCGTGACGCCGGGCAACCCGCTGGGGCTGGCGTGGCATATCGGCGGCTGGGGGCTGACCATGGGGCAAATCCTGTCGCTGCCAATGATCGCCGTTGGCATCTTTCTAATTATCCGGGCGCGGCGGCAGGCATGA
- a CDS encoding accessory factor UbiK family protein → MQTRNKFFDDVSQMMTNAMGVAQGAKDEAETAMKGMLDRWLADRDFVTREEFDAVRAMAQKAREENEALKTRLDKLEAKG, encoded by the coding sequence ATGCAGACCCGTAACAAGTTTTTCGACGACGTTTCACAAATGATGACAAATGCGATGGGCGTGGCCCAAGGTGCTAAAGACGAGGCCGAGACTGCCATGAAAGGCATGCTTGACCGGTGGTTGGCCGATCGCGATTTCGTCACCCGTGAGGAATTTGACGCTGTGCGCGCCATGGCGCAGAAGGCCCGCGAAGAGAACGAAGCGCTTAAAACCCGGCTCGACAAGCTGGAAGCCAAGGGCTGA
- a CDS encoding YbjN domain-containing protein translates to MALSEHYLEEDIHPIDIVENLAAHHDWDFDRVADDQIAMAVEGQWRTYSITLAWSAYDETLRLICTFEMEPPAEKLPQLYELLNLVNDQCWAGAFSFWPDQQLMVYRYGLVLAGGQVAGPEQIDTMIGAAVMSAERYYPALQLLVWGDQTPKAAMDVAIAEAYGRA, encoded by the coding sequence ATGGCCCTGTCCGAGCATTACCTTGAAGAAGACATTCACCCCATTGATATCGTTGAAAATCTCGCAGCCCATCACGATTGGGATTTTGACCGCGTCGCGGATGATCAGATTGCCATGGCTGTCGAGGGGCAGTGGCGGACCTATTCCATCACGTTGGCATGGTCGGCCTATGACGAAACCCTGCGCCTGATTTGCACCTTTGAGATGGAGCCGCCTGCCGAAAAACTGCCGCAGCTTTACGAATTGTTAAACCTCGTCAACGATCAATGCTGGGCAGGGGCGTTCAGTTTCTGGCCGGATCAGCAGTTGATGGTCTACCGCTACGGCTTGGTACTGGCCGGTGGGCAGGTCGCGGGGCCAGAGCAGATTGATACAATGATCGGTGCCGCCGTCATGAGCGCCGAACGCTACTACCCCGCGCTGCAATTGCTCGTCTGGGGCGATCAAACCCCCAAGGCCGCGATGGATGTCGCCATTGCAGAGGCTTACGGCCGGGCGTAA
- the proC gene encoding pyrroline-5-carboxylate reductase → MKDGRVARDGLVLLGCGKMGSAMLEGWLAKGLPASSVWVRDPKPSDWLQSTGVNLNANLPAAPAVVLVAVKPQMMADALPTLRAMGNGETLFVSVAAGTTIGYFEGVLGADTPIVRAMPNTPAAISQGITAIVGNAKAGSRSLDEAETLLSAVGEVVRLTDEAQIDAVTGVSGSGPAYVFHMIECLAAAGVAQGLPDELAMQLAKATVAGAGALALQAEEDPSQLRVNVTSPNGTTQAALEVLMDEAEGFPPLLKRAVAAAADRSRELANG, encoded by the coding sequence ATGAAAGACGGCAGAGTTGCACGTGATGGCCTAGTTTTGCTGGGCTGCGGCAAGATGGGATCGGCCATGTTGGAAGGCTGGCTGGCAAAGGGACTGCCCGCAAGCTCGGTCTGGGTTCGTGACCCCAAGCCGTCAGACTGGCTGCAAAGCACTGGCGTGAACCTAAACGCCAATCTGCCTGCTGCGCCTGCCGTCGTGCTGGTGGCAGTGAAACCGCAGATGATGGCGGATGCGCTGCCGACGCTTCGGGCGATGGGCAATGGCGAAACACTGTTCGTAAGCGTCGCCGCGGGCACCACTATTGGCTATTTCGAAGGCGTCCTCGGAGCCGATACACCGATTGTGCGGGCCATGCCCAACACCCCCGCAGCCATTTCTCAAGGGATCACCGCCATTGTCGGCAATGCCAAAGCAGGAAGCCGGTCATTGGATGAGGCCGAGACCCTCCTAAGCGCCGTGGGTGAAGTCGTCCGCCTGACCGACGAGGCGCAGATCGACGCAGTCACGGGGGTCAGTGGCTCTGGCCCAGCCTATGTTTTTCACATGATTGAATGCCTGGCCGCCGCCGGGGTGGCCCAAGGGTTGCCCGACGAATTGGCCATGCAATTGGCCAAAGCGACAGTCGCCGGGGCCGGGGCATTGGCGTTGCAGGCCGAAGAAGACCCGAGCCAGCTTCGCGTCAATGTGACCAGCCCAAATGGCACCACCCAAGCGGCGCTTGAGGTGCTGATGGATGAGGCCGAGGGCTTCCCGCCCTTGCTGAAACGCGCCGTGGCCGCCGCCGCTGACAGATCGCGGGAGTTGGCCAATGGCTGA
- a CDS encoding tRNA-binding protein, producing the protein MAEITFDDFLKVDIRVGTVTRAEAFPEARKPAIKLWVDFGAEIGERKTSAQITAHYTPETLLGRQVVAVVNFPVRQIGPFMSEVLVLGLPDKDGEIVLLSPDQKVPEGGRMH; encoded by the coding sequence ATGGCTGAGATCACTTTTGACGATTTTCTCAAGGTCGACATTCGCGTCGGCACCGTGACCCGGGCCGAAGCTTTCCCGGAGGCGCGCAAACCGGCGATCAAACTCTGGGTGGATTTCGGCGCTGAGATCGGGGAGCGTAAGACCTCTGCCCAGATCACGGCGCATTATACACCCGAAACGCTGTTGGGGCGGCAGGTTGTGGCCGTGGTGAACTTCCCCGTGCGCCAGATCGGGCCTTTCATGTCCGAAGTGCTGGTGCTTGGCTTGCCGGATAAGGACGGAGAGATCGTGCTGTTGTCGCCCGATCAAAAAGTGCCCGAAGGAGGGCGGATGCATTGA
- a CDS encoding D-glycerate dehydrogenase: MKKILIARPLPKEVTEALKGCEVTVREETAPLSAEEMRAALRDYDGVMPTLGDAFSAEVFADVPDPRCKILANFGVGYNHIDAAAARAAGIEVTNTPGAVTDATADIAMTLMLMSARRAAEGERLVRSGGWEGWHPTQMLGLHLTSKRVGIVGMGRIGQAIARRCHYGFDMQVSYFNRSEKDLDFPATRVESLPELAGSVDVLVVAVPGGGETRHLIDETVLGAMQPHAHLINIARGDVVQETALIDALQAGKIGGAGLDVYEFEPTVPQALRDLDNAVLLPHLGTAAHEVRVDMGLMAVANLQAFVDGETPPNRV; encoded by the coding sequence TTGAAAAAGATATTGATTGCCAGACCTTTGCCCAAGGAAGTCACCGAAGCGCTGAAAGGCTGCGAAGTGACCGTACGCGAGGAAACCGCGCCGCTTTCGGCCGAGGAAATGCGTGCGGCGCTGCGCGACTATGACGGGGTGATGCCGACCTTGGGGGATGCTTTCTCGGCCGAGGTTTTTGCCGATGTGCCCGACCCGCGCTGTAAAATCCTCGCCAATTTTGGCGTCGGCTATAATCATATCGACGCGGCTGCGGCCCGCGCGGCGGGGATAGAGGTTACCAACACGCCCGGGGCGGTCACCGATGCGACGGCAGATATCGCCATGACGCTTATGCTGATGTCCGCACGCCGCGCCGCCGAAGGGGAGCGGCTGGTCCGTTCCGGCGGGTGGGAGGGGTGGCACCCAACGCAGATGCTGGGCCTGCACCTGACCAGTAAACGGGTCGGGATCGTCGGCATGGGCCGGATCGGTCAGGCCATCGCACGGCGCTGCCACTATGGGTTCGACATGCAGGTCAGCTATTTTAACCGCAGTGAGAAAGACCTCGATTTCCCGGCCACCCGTGTCGAAAGCCTGCCCGAATTGGCCGGGTCCGTCGACGTATTGGTCGTTGCCGTACCGGGCGGAGGCGAGACGCGGCATTTGATTGATGAAACCGTGCTCGGGGCGATGCAGCCCCATGCGCATCTGATCAACATCGCCCGCGGCGATGTGGTGCAGGAAACGGCGTTGATTGACGCCCTTCAAGCGGGGAAGATCGGCGGCGCGGGTCTGGATGTCTATGAGTTCGAGCCCACGGTGCCGCAGGCGCTGCGCGATCTGGACAATGCTGTGCTACTGCCGCATCTGGGTACGGCGGCGCATGAGGTGCGCGTTGATATGGGGCTGATGGCAGTGGCCAATCTACAAGCCTTTGTCGACGGAGAGACCCCGCCGAACCGGGTTTAG